The following proteins are co-located in the Elusimicrobiota bacterium genome:
- a CDS encoding ribbon-helix-helix domain-containing protein has product MAITKPPVKKNVEDFIAGAPDAGGQASAEVRQPKYVRKGKKLQITLTIAQPLLERVDEMAAKLGQSRAAVINLAVYQGLESGLQIQKQ; this is encoded by the coding sequence ATGGCAATTACTAAGCCGCCCGTCAAAAAGAACGTGGAAGACTTCATCGCAGGCGCTCCGGATGCCGGTGGCCAAGCCTCGGCCGAAGTCCGGCAACCCAAGTACGTCCGCAAGGGCAAGAAGCTCCAGATCACCCTCACCATCGCCCAGCCGCTCCTGGAGCGCGTGGACGAAATGGCGGCCAAGCTCGGGCAGAGCAGGGCGGCGGTCATTAACCTGGCTGTGTACCAAGGCCTGGAAAGCGGCCTCCAGATCCAGAAGCAGTAA
- a CDS encoding AAA family ATPase: MIITVGNTKGGVGKTTLAVNLAIARAMEGRDVLLIDTDRQQTAQTAISIRAEAGHKPAIAVASYSDGPTLRSQVQHQSGKYDDVVIDAGGRDSAALRAALILSDVLLVPFQPRSYDVWALGDIAELVTEARSMRDGLRAVAVLNCADPGENSSDNHEAAAAVAELPAFEYLATPLRRRKSFSNAGGAGLSVFEMKPRDSRACEELKALVSALF; this comes from the coding sequence ATGATTATTACTGTTGGGAACACCAAGGGTGGCGTTGGCAAGACCACGCTGGCCGTGAATCTGGCGATCGCTCGCGCCATGGAGGGTCGCGACGTGCTGCTGATCGATACCGATCGTCAGCAGACCGCCCAGACAGCCATCAGCATTCGCGCCGAGGCTGGCCATAAACCCGCTATCGCCGTGGCCAGCTATTCGGACGGCCCTACCCTGCGCAGCCAGGTGCAGCATCAATCGGGTAAGTACGATGACGTGGTGATCGATGCCGGCGGGCGTGACTCGGCGGCGTTGCGTGCCGCCCTGATCCTGTCCGATGTGCTCTTGGTGCCCTTTCAGCCGCGGTCCTACGACGTATGGGCGTTGGGCGACATTGCCGAGCTGGTGACCGAGGCCCGCTCGATGCGTGACGGTCTGCGAGCTGTCGCGGTGCTCAACTGCGCCGACCCCGGCGAGAACTCCAGCGACAACCACGAAGCTGCCGCTGCCGTGGCCGAGCTGCCCGCCTTCGAATATCTGGCCACCCCGCTCCGTCGCCGCAAGTCGTTCTCCAATGCTGGCGGTGCCGGCCTCTCCGTATTCGAAATGAAGCCCAGGGATTCCCGTGCGTGCGAGGAATTAAAGGCGCTTGTTTCTGCGCTGTTTTAA
- a CDS encoding recombinase family protein: MPFPPGRRPMVARIYLRVSTEAQELERQEAIVEATKAAGYYVAGVYREKASGARLDRPALLRLIEDLQPGDVVIAERIDRISRLPLPEAEQLVASIRAKGARLAVPGIVDLTELASESQGVSRIVLEAVQDMLLKLALQMARDDYETRRDRQRQGIELAKQKGRYEGRKADAGMHERIIALRSSGRSIADTARLAGCSASQVKRVWAGQKTAVPD; encoded by the coding sequence ATGCCGTTCCCGCCAGGCAGACGGCCCATGGTCGCCCGGATCTACCTGCGCGTCAGCACCGAGGCGCAGGAGCTGGAGCGGCAGGAAGCGATCGTGGAGGCCACCAAGGCCGCGGGGTACTACGTGGCAGGGGTCTACCGGGAGAAGGCTTCCGGTGCCCGCCTAGACCGCCCTGCCCTGCTCCGCCTGATCGAAGATCTCCAGCCTGGTGACGTGGTGATCGCGGAGAGGATCGACCGGATCAGCCGCCTACCCTTGCCGGAGGCCGAGCAGCTGGTGGCCAGCATCCGTGCCAAGGGCGCCCGCCTGGCCGTGCCTGGCATCGTGGATCTCACCGAGCTGGCCAGCGAGAGCCAAGGCGTGTCCAGGATCGTGCTGGAGGCCGTCCAGGACATGCTCCTGAAGCTCGCCCTGCAGATGGCCCGTGATGACTACGAAACACGCCGTGATCGCCAACGCCAAGGCATCGAGTTGGCCAAGCAGAAAGGCCGCTATGAGGGCCGGAAGGCCGACGCCGGCATGCACGAGCGAATCATCGCCCTTCGATCGTCAGGGCGCAGCATCGCGGACACGGCACGCCTCGCCGGATGCAGCGCGAGCCAGGTAAAGCGCGTGTGGGCTGGCCAGAAGACGGCCGTACCCGACTAA
- a CDS encoding antirestriction protein ArdR: MNNQAIAARYRDAEQGDIAACGYVLIYAGRAIGWKRELITPETVCPGVLAVDLAGQVFEAQGGNDYDGASRWVAAQHA; this comes from the coding sequence ATGAACAATCAAGCGATTGCTGCGCGTTACCGGGATGCCGAACAGGGCGATATAGCGGCTTGTGGCTATGTGCTGATCTATGCGGGGCGAGCGATCGGATGGAAGCGTGAGCTGATCACCCCGGAGACGGTTTGCCCCGGCGTACTTGCGGTGGACTTGGCTGGGCAGGTTTTCGAGGCCCAGGGCGGGAACGACTACGACGGCGCTTCGCGTTGGGTGGCAGCGCAGCATGCTTGA